One stretch of Nicotiana tabacum cultivar K326 chromosome 18, ASM71507v2, whole genome shotgun sequence DNA includes these proteins:
- the LOC107772802 gene encoding uncharacterized protein LOC107772802, with amino-acid sequence MDINVLKWQILHGSLVKRLIVKGFLFVTVMIVVSFVQMGHLIRNSEPMVLNFGVCPLNFGSNPNMNVTGFFKPVSGVAFPLFGAALVKCEDENLSKNVFKELMEKNFLDLNAKALCVGKKSLAAALALRELGLSNAIGVDRHPYFSLLWRRFVYELDYEDNSFDFVFSRDLDRVSVPALLVLEIERVLRPGGTGAMLVSSSSFYSGNLIKGNLIRSATPVSSFLKSSDVVHVCGVGSFTLVMFKKRSEIVESLERSVLPANCPSTTNNKPFLKYLEPLVEKRSGQFETEISYLPKFMNISSRNKLVYINIGAGEFVETSIARMFKPHYPIPHHFFNVFVIDHNTSALPLYVKNPGINFVYHPGLGGEDTSPFLDSDEYLSAPLDHEGFDFIPWFSETVKEGDYVVLMMNARAAELNILTELFKTGSICYVDELFLRCSAADCKNALCGDCITLFKTLRESGVFAHQWWGE; translated from the coding sequence GTGAAACGCTTAATTGTAAAAGGGTTCTTGTTTGTCACTGTTATGATCGTTGTCTCGTTCGTTCAAATGGGGCATTTGATTCGGAACTCTGAGCCTATGGTGTTGAATTTTGGTGTATGCCCCTTGAACTTTGGCTCCAACCCTAATATGAATGTGACCGGGTTCTTTAAACCCGTTTCTGGAGTGGCCTTTCCGCTTTTTGGGGCGGCTTTGGTAAAATGTGAAGAtgaaaatttgagcaagaatGTGTTTAAGGAGCTGATGGAAAAGAATTTCTTGGATTTGAATGCCAAAGCATTGTGTGTTGGGAAGAAATCATTGGCTGCAGCTTTGGCGCTGCGAGAGCTGGGACTCTCGAATGCTATTGGTGTTGATAGGCACCCATATTTCTCTCTTTTGTGGAGAAGATTTGTGTACGAGCTCGATTATGAGGATAATTCGTTCGACTTTGTATTCTCAAGAGATCTTGATAGGGTCTCTGTTCCAGCTCTTTTGGTGCTTGAGATTGAGCGTGTCTTACGTCCAGGTGGCACCGGTGCTATGCTCGTGAGTTCTAGTAGTTTCTACTCAGGCAACTTGATAAAAGGCAACTTGATTAGGTCTGCTACACCAGTTTCCTCATTCTTGAAGAGTTCCGATGTTGTGCACGTATGTGGGGTCGGCTCCTTTACTCTAGTGATGTTCAAGAAAAGATCTGAGATCGTTGAATCTCTCGAGCGTTCTGTACTCCCTGCTAATTGTCCTTCCACCACGAACAACAAGCCGTTCTTGAAATACCTTGAACCACTCGTGGAGAAAAGGTCCGGACAGTTTGAGACAGAAATTTCGTACTTGCCTAAGTTCATGAATATCTCGTCAAGGAACAAACTGGTGTATATCAACATTGGTGCTGGAGAATTTGTAGAAACAAGTATTGCAAGAATGTTCAAGCCTCATTATCCAATCCCTCACCACTTTTTCAATGTTTTCGTCATTGATCATAACACCTCTGCCCTCCCTTTGTATGTGAAGAATCCTGGTATTAACTTTGTGTACCATCCGGGACTTGGTGGAGAGGATACTTCCCCGTTTCTTGACTCCGATGAATATTTAAGTGCACCGCTAGATCATGAAGGATTTGACTTTATTCCATGGTTCAGTGAAACCGTTAAAGAAGGAGATTACGTGGTCCTCATGATGAATGCTAGAGCAGCAGAGCTGAATATTTTGACAGAACTATTCAAAACTGGATCAATATGCTATGTCGATGAACTATTCCTTCGCTGCTCAGCTGCAGACTGCAAAAATGCTCTTTGTGGAGACTGCATTACTCTTTTCAAAACTCTTAGGGAAAGTGGTGTTTTTGCTCATCAGTGGTGGGGAGAGTAG